From Deinococcus malanensis, the proteins below share one genomic window:
- a CDS encoding homoaconitate hydratase family protein produces MGMTIAEKILAAHSGHDQVVPGQLIECATDWVLCHEITTPAALRMLEERGMDQVFNPDQIMAVPDHSVPAMNIKAAKMYQKLKSWVQEKGIKHFYDVGRGGIAHVVLENTGLVRPGQTLVSGDSHTCNAGALGMFATGVGSTDLAGAIYAGKVWFKVPETMLIRVTGQTQPGVTPKDIVLEVIKRIGADGANYLVMEWVGEYIDRLDMEGRFTLTNMAIEAGGKTGIVAVDDTTRSYLQQRGVQPGEYTEYASDPDAEYKVVINIDASVVEPTVAYPHIPSNGRVAGSDRIAVTHAYVGSCTNGRIGDLREVARILKGRKVADGVQMIVVPATQAIWKQAAQEGLMEIFVDAGASVSYPSCGACLGMHSGVLGPDDVCISSSNRNFVGRMGDPSAQIYLASPATVAASAVSGFISDPREYNGEAAD; encoded by the coding sequence ATGGGAATGACAATTGCGGAAAAAATCCTGGCGGCTCACAGCGGGCACGATCAGGTAGTCCCCGGACAGCTGATCGAATGTGCCACGGACTGGGTGCTGTGCCACGAGATCACCACGCCGGCTGCGCTCCGAATGCTCGAGGAGCGGGGCATGGATCAGGTGTTCAACCCGGACCAGATCATGGCGGTGCCGGACCACAGCGTGCCCGCCATGAACATCAAGGCCGCCAAGATGTACCAGAAGCTCAAGTCCTGGGTTCAGGAGAAGGGCATCAAGCACTTCTATGACGTGGGACGCGGCGGGATTGCACATGTGGTGCTGGAGAACACCGGGCTGGTGCGCCCCGGGCAGACCCTGGTCAGCGGTGACAGCCACACCTGTAACGCGGGTGCCCTGGGCATGTTTGCCACCGGAGTCGGCAGCACGGACCTGGCCGGCGCCATCTACGCCGGCAAGGTCTGGTTCAAGGTGCCCGAGACCATGCTGATTCGTGTTACAGGTCAGACACAGCCGGGCGTAACCCCCAAGGACATCGTTCTGGAAGTCATCAAGCGAATTGGCGCGGACGGCGCGAATTACCTCGTCATGGAGTGGGTCGGGGAGTACATCGACCGGCTGGATATGGAAGGGCGCTTCACCCTGACCAATATGGCCATCGAGGCCGGCGGGAAGACCGGCATCGTGGCTGTGGACGACACGACCCGTTCCTATCTGCAGCAGCGAGGCGTCCAGCCCGGCGAGTACACCGAATACGCCAGTGACCCTGACGCGGAATACAAGGTGGTCATCAACATCGATGCTTCGGTGGTTGAGCCCACCGTGGCCTACCCGCACATTCCCAGCAACGGTCGGGTGGCCGGCAGTGACCGGATCGCGGTGACCCATGCCTACGTGGGCAGTTGCACCAACGGCCGTATTGGTGATCTGCGTGAAGTTGCCCGGATTCTCAAGGGCCGTAAGGTGGCCGACGGCGTACAGATGATCGTCGTGCCGGCCACCCAGGCGATCTGGAAGCAGGCCGCCCAGGAAGGGTTGATGGAAATTTTCGTGGATGCCGGGGCCAGTGTGAGCTACCCCAGCTGCGGCGCCTGCCTGGGCATGCACAGTGGCGTCCTGGGACCGGACGACGTATGCATTTCCAGTTCCAACCGCAACTTTGTAGGCCGCATGGGAGACCCCTCGGCGCAGATTTACCTCGCCAGTCCGGCCACGGTGGCGGCGAGCGCGGTTTCTGGCTTTATCAGCGATCCGCGCGAATACAACGGCGAGGCGGCCGACTGA
- a CDS encoding roadblock/LC7 domain-containing protein, which yields MIGPLLEVRGIRHAALMDAEGHVLTSAGIGADHAAQLGVLVASGRAVIASLRSATGASTWTELMLDVEGGPVLLTPHGDQVLLAAFDDVANLGRVRFAVRRLLGSA from the coding sequence ATGATCGGCCCGCTCCTGGAAGTGCGTGGCATCCGGCACGCCGCCCTGATGGACGCCGAGGGGCACGTTCTGACCAGTGCCGGCATCGGCGCAGATCACGCGGCGCAGCTGGGCGTGCTGGTGGCCTCCGGGCGCGCCGTGATCGCCAGCCTGCGCAGTGCGACCGGCGCGTCCACCTGGACCGAGCTGATGCTGGACGTCGAAGGCGGACCGGTGCTGCTGACCCCCCACGGCGATCAGGTCCTGCTGGCCGCTTTCGACGACGTGGCCAACCTGGGCCGTGTGCGCTTCGCGGTGCGCCGTCTGCTCGGCAGCGCCTGA
- the hemB gene encoding porphobilinogen synthase, whose protein sequence is MQVRPRRLRRTPALRAMTREVHLSPEHFIHPIFVHEREDEHPVSTMPGVSRHSVQGAVEQARLALSLGIPSVILFGIPDHKDALGTQAYAEEGVVQQAARAIKAQVPQVTVIADTCLCEYTDHGHCGPLCEVPGQTGADAWTVDNDPSLELLARTAVSQAQAGADVIAPSAMMDGMVAAIRSALDAAGFTHIPVMSYAVKYASAYYGPFRDAAGSAPSLGHRGTYQMDPAGGHREALREARLDVEQGADTLMVKPALAYLDVLKLLRDEFDLPVVAYNVSGEYALVKAAAQLGFMDERRTVLETLTSMRRAGADAIITYHAMDASRWLREAQS, encoded by the coding sequence ATGCAAGTCCGTCCCCGCCGCCTGCGCCGAACCCCTGCCCTGCGCGCCATGACGCGCGAGGTTCATCTCAGTCCCGAGCATTTCATTCATCCGATCTTCGTTCACGAACGCGAAGACGAACATCCTGTTTCCACCATGCCCGGGGTGAGCCGGCACAGCGTCCAGGGGGCTGTTGAACAGGCCCGCCTGGCGCTGTCGCTGGGGATCCCCAGTGTCATCCTGTTCGGTATTCCAGATCATAAGGATGCCCTGGGCACCCAGGCCTACGCCGAGGAAGGCGTCGTGCAGCAGGCGGCGCGGGCCATCAAGGCCCAGGTGCCACAGGTAACCGTGATTGCTGATACCTGCCTGTGCGAGTACACCGACCACGGGCACTGCGGGCCCCTGTGCGAGGTTCCGGGCCAGACCGGGGCCGACGCCTGGACCGTGGACAACGATCCCAGCCTTGAACTGCTGGCCCGCACCGCGGTGTCACAGGCGCAGGCCGGGGCCGATGTCATTGCGCCCAGCGCCATGATGGACGGCATGGTGGCAGCGATCCGCTCTGCGCTGGACGCGGCCGGCTTTACTCATATTCCGGTGATGAGCTACGCCGTGAAGTATGCCAGCGCCTATTACGGCCCGTTCCGGGACGCCGCCGGCAGCGCGCCCAGCTTGGGTCACCGCGGTACCTACCAGATGGACCCCGCCGGCGGGCACCGTGAAGCCCTCCGTGAGGCCCGGCTGGATGTCGAGCAGGGCGCTGACACCCTGATGGTCAAGCCCGCCCTGGCTTACCTGGATGTCCTGAAACTTCTGCGCGACGAGTTCGATCTGCCGGTGGTGGCCTACAACGTCAGCGGCGAATACGCTCTTGTCAAAGCGGCGGCGCAGCTTGGCTTCATGGACGAGCGGCGCACCGTGCTGGAAACACTGACCAGCATGCGGCGTGCAGGTGCCGATGCGATCATCACCTATCACGCCATGGATGCTTCCCGCTGGCTCCGTGAGGCGCAGTCGTGA
- the leuB gene encoding 3-isopropylmalate dehydrogenase produces the protein MPKIVTLPGDGIGPEVTAAAVEVLREVAPDVTIEEHAIGGGAYDTYGDPLPQRTRDALEDADAALLGTVGGAHNSPWNTLPRHLRPESGLLALRKMLGCYANLRPVRVQPGLEHLSPLKPELARGVDILIVRELLGGIYFDGDRKIEGDTAYNTMRYTTAEVERVAKVAFWAAEQRKGRVTSVDKANVLEVSELWRRDVQALRDREYRSIHLNHEYVDSVAMLIVANPGRYDVIVTENLFGDILSDLAAVIPGSLGLMPSASLGDGTGLFEPIHGSAPDISGQGIANPAAAIMSVGMMLRHGLQRGDAANVVDRAVALALREHPTRDLGGRADTRTFTRTVLDAMGTPAVG, from the coding sequence ATGCCTAAGATCGTGACGCTGCCCGGAGATGGAATCGGCCCGGAAGTAACTGCAGCTGCGGTGGAAGTTCTGCGCGAGGTGGCGCCGGACGTCACCATCGAGGAGCACGCCATTGGCGGAGGCGCCTACGACACATATGGCGATCCCCTGCCGCAGCGGACCCGTGATGCCCTGGAGGATGCCGACGCAGCGCTGCTGGGCACTGTAGGTGGCGCGCACAACAGCCCCTGGAACACTCTGCCCCGTCACCTGCGTCCCGAGTCCGGTCTGCTGGCCCTACGCAAGATGCTGGGCTGTTATGCCAATCTGCGCCCGGTCCGGGTTCAGCCAGGGCTGGAACACCTGAGTCCCCTCAAGCCCGAACTGGCCCGTGGCGTGGACATCCTGATCGTGCGTGAACTGCTCGGGGGCATTTACTTCGACGGGGACCGCAAGATTGAAGGCGACACTGCCTACAACACCATGCGCTACACCACCGCCGAGGTGGAACGCGTGGCCAAGGTGGCCTTCTGGGCGGCCGAGCAGCGCAAGGGGCGCGTGACCAGTGTGGACAAGGCCAACGTGCTGGAGGTTTCCGAGCTGTGGCGCCGCGACGTCCAGGCCCTGCGTGACCGCGAGTACCGCAGCATTCACCTCAACCATGAATACGTGGACAGTGTCGCCATGCTGATCGTGGCCAATCCGGGCCGCTACGACGTCATCGTCACGGAAAATCTGTTTGGGGACATTCTGTCGGATCTCGCGGCTGTCATTCCCGGCAGCCTGGGTCTGATGCCCAGTGCGTCCCTGGGGGATGGAACAGGACTCTTCGAACCGATCCACGGCAGTGCCCCTGATATTTCTGGCCAGGGAATCGCCAACCCGGCCGCGGCCATCATGAGCGTCGGCATGATGCTGCGCCATGGCCTGCAGCGGGGCGACGCCGCGAATGTCGTGGACCGGGCCGTAGCCCTGGCCCTGCGCGAGCACCCCACCCGTGACCTGGGCGGACGGGCAGATACACGGACGTTTACGCGGACTGTCCTGGACGCGATGGGCACCCCGGCAG
- the sdhA gene encoding succinate dehydrogenase flavoprotein subunit, which produces MHHRYDVLVVGAGGAGLMAALYAAKGNVSVACISKLYPTRSHTGAAQGGIGAALGNVAEDHWEWHMFDTVKGGDYLTDQDAAEVFAKDIIDAVYELEHMGLPFSRTPEGKIAQRKFGGHTRDFGKAAVERSCYAKDRTGHMILQTLYQQNVKSGTTFYNEYHVTDLLIENGRCRGVVAYDLASGELHTFHAKAVILAAGGYGKVFKITSNALTLTGDLMSIYYRKGLPLEDMEFYQFHPTGLAKLGILVTEGIRGEGGILRNANGERFMERYAPTIKDLAPRDIVSRSIVTEIREGRGVGLDKDAVHIDLTHLPREVIEGKLAEITDLARTYLGQDPVKDLVAIQPTAHYAMGGIPTDLNGLCLSDGLGGTVEGLYAAGEQACVSLHGANRLGTNSLGDLIVFGRRAGTYAAQYARQVEFADLPDNPLRESEEMFDTLRASKGSDNAATIRKELQESMMNNVGIFRNGPDMERQVGIIQELKARYRNVGVSDPSRRYNSELIEAMELSFMLDCAEAMTSSALNRTESRGAHDREDYRERDDSNWLKHTMAYKDLNNDGNVVIGYKDVALKGFTRAFEPKPRVY; this is translated from the coding sequence ATGCATCATCGTTATGACGTTCTGGTGGTCGGGGCAGGCGGCGCCGGCCTGATGGCCGCCCTGTACGCCGCCAAGGGCAACGTGTCCGTGGCGTGCATCAGCAAGCTCTACCCCACCCGCTCGCATACCGGCGCCGCCCAGGGTGGCATCGGGGCAGCGCTCGGCAACGTGGCCGAGGATCACTGGGAATGGCACATGTTCGACACGGTCAAGGGCGGCGACTACCTGACCGACCAGGACGCCGCCGAGGTGTTCGCCAAGGACATCATCGACGCCGTGTACGAGCTCGAGCACATGGGGCTGCCGTTCTCCCGCACTCCAGAGGGCAAGATCGCGCAGCGCAAGTTCGGTGGCCACACCCGTGATTTCGGCAAGGCCGCCGTGGAGCGCAGCTGCTACGCAAAAGACCGCACCGGGCACATGATCCTGCAGACGCTGTACCAACAGAACGTCAAGTCCGGGACCACCTTCTACAACGAGTATCACGTCACCGATCTGCTGATCGAGAACGGACGCTGCCGCGGCGTCGTGGCCTACGATCTGGCCAGTGGCGAGCTGCACACCTTCCACGCCAAGGCCGTGATTCTGGCGGCGGGGGGGTACGGCAAGGTCTTCAAGATCACGTCCAACGCCCTGACCCTGACCGGCGACCTGATGAGCATCTATTACCGCAAGGGTCTGCCGCTCGAAGACATGGAGTTCTACCAGTTCCACCCGACCGGACTGGCCAAGCTGGGCATTCTGGTCACCGAAGGGATTCGCGGTGAGGGTGGGATCCTGCGCAACGCCAACGGAGAGCGCTTCATGGAGCGCTACGCCCCGACCATCAAGGACCTCGCGCCGCGTGACATCGTGTCGCGCAGCATCGTGACCGAGATCCGCGAGGGCCGTGGCGTGGGCCTGGACAAGGACGCCGTACATATCGACCTGACTCACCTGCCGCGCGAGGTCATCGAAGGGAAGCTGGCCGAGATCACGGACCTGGCGCGCACCTACCTGGGCCAGGACCCGGTCAAGGACCTGGTGGCCATTCAGCCCACGGCGCACTACGCCATGGGTGGAATCCCCACCGACCTCAACGGGCTGTGCCTGAGCGACGGTCTGGGGGGCACCGTAGAAGGACTGTACGCGGCCGGTGAACAGGCCTGTGTATCGCTGCACGGCGCCAACCGTCTGGGCACCAACAGCCTGGGCGACCTGATCGTGTTCGGCCGCCGCGCCGGCACCTACGCCGCGCAGTATGCCCGGCAGGTGGAATTTGCCGATCTGCCGGACAACCCGCTGCGCGAAAGCGAGGAGATGTTCGACACCTTGCGCGCTTCCAAGGGCAGTGACAATGCCGCCACCATCCGCAAGGAGCTGCAGGAGTCGATGATGAACAATGTCGGCATCTTCCGCAACGGCCCGGATATGGAGCGTCAGGTGGGCATCATTCAGGAGCTCAAGGCGCGCTACCGCAACGTTGGCGTTTCTGACCCGAGCCGCCGCTATAACAGTGAGCTGATCGAGGCTATGGAACTCAGCTTCATGCTTGACTGTGCTGAGGCCATGACCAGCAGTGCGCTCAACCGCACGGAGTCACGTGGCGCACACGACCGCGAGGACTACCGTGAGCGTGATGATTCCAACTGGCTCAAGCACACCATGGCCTACAAGGACCTGAACAACGACGGCAATGTCGTGATCGGGTACAAGGATGTGGCCCTCAAGGGCTTCACGCGTGCCTTTGAGCCCAAACCCCGCGTGTACTGA
- a CDS encoding succinate dehydrogenase hydrophobic membrane anchor subunit, giving the protein MIRARTFTDARQQSHSNAELNWWIFMRVSGLILVFLVLGHIYMTFIQVSESDATFDAVVAKLSNPAWKFYDWMILFLSLLHGANGARYSIEDYIRSRPNRAWVKTIFYTVIAVVFAFGTIGLISI; this is encoded by the coding sequence ATGATCCGCGCGCGGACCTTCACGGACGCCCGTCAGCAGTCACACAGCAATGCTGAGCTGAACTGGTGGATCTTCATGCGGGTCAGCGGGCTGATCCTGGTGTTCCTGGTGCTGGGGCATATCTACATGACCTTTATCCAGGTCAGCGAATCGGACGCCACCTTCGACGCGGTGGTGGCCAAGCTCAGCAACCCTGCCTGGAAGTTCTACGACTGGATGATTCTGTTTCTGTCCCTGCTGCACGGTGCAAACGGCGCACGGTACTCGATTGAGGACTACATCCGTTCGCGTCCGAACCGTGCGTGGGTCAAGACCATTTTCTACACGGTCATCGCGGTGGTGTTCGCATTCGGCACGATCGGCCTGATCTCCATTTGA
- a CDS encoding 3-isopropylmalate dehydratase small subunit, which produces MPRVHVFARDHINTDEIIPARHLTSDIEAELAPYAMEDYDRDFAKRVQPGDIIVAGADFGCGSSREHAVWALRGAGVGAVIAPNFARIYYRNSINNGFLALECEGIVEAFQDGDEANLDLKGGTITNLRSGQTLTFVPVPQFALDVQKAGGWLEYMRAQAPADAGSAPSTQPRKENAHA; this is translated from the coding sequence ATGCCCAGAGTGCACGTGTTTGCCCGCGATCACATCAATACCGACGAGATCATTCCTGCCCGTCACCTGACCTCGGACATCGAGGCCGAACTGGCCCCCTACGCCATGGAGGACTACGACCGCGACTTCGCCAAGCGGGTCCAGCCGGGCGACATCATCGTGGCAGGGGCAGACTTCGGTTGCGGCTCCAGCCGGGAGCATGCCGTGTGGGCCCTGCGCGGCGCGGGGGTGGGCGCCGTGATTGCCCCCAACTTTGCCAGAATCTACTACCGCAACTCCATCAACAACGGTTTCCTGGCTCTGGAATGCGAGGGCATCGTGGAGGCCTTCCAGGACGGCGACGAGGCCAACCTGGACCTGAAGGGCGGTACCATCACCAACCTGCGCAGTGGCCAGACCCTGACCTTCGTTCCGGTGCCGCAGTTCGCCCTGGACGTGCAGAAAGCCGGCGGCTGGCTGGAGTACATGCGCGCCCAGGCACCGGCGGACGCTGGTTCTGCACCCTCCACTCAGCCCAGAAAGGAGAATGCCCATGCCTAA
- a CDS encoding succinate dehydrogenase iron-sulfur subunit, whose translation MTQTHANSAAAPATTVEMVNLNVKILRFNPETDKKAHWDTYQVQAQPSDRVLDVLNNIKWYHEPSLIFRRSCGHGICGSDAMLISGRNRLACKTLVRDVAKDGGTITVEPIRGLKVERDLLVDMEPFFDSYKAIMPYFINESPAPAGERYQSELDAERMEHSSNCILCACCTTSCPIFWVNGAYLGPAAIVQAHRFIFDSRDEATHQRLNIMNQNTGVWRCRTAYNCTEACPRDIPITTLIEEVKRAIMFQQS comes from the coding sequence ATGACCCAGACCCATGCAAACAGCGCCGCCGCACCCGCCACGACGGTGGAGATGGTGAATCTGAACGTCAAGATTCTGCGCTTCAACCCCGAAACCGACAAGAAAGCCCACTGGGATACCTATCAGGTGCAGGCCCAGCCCAGCGACCGCGTATTGGACGTGCTGAATAACATCAAGTGGTACCACGAGCCCAGCCTGATCTTCCGCCGTTCATGCGGGCACGGGATCTGCGGCTCGGACGCTATGCTCATCAGCGGCCGAAACCGGCTGGCCTGCAAGACGCTGGTGCGTGACGTGGCCAAGGACGGCGGCACCATCACCGTGGAGCCGATCCGTGGCCTGAAGGTCGAGCGCGACCTGCTGGTCGACATGGAGCCGTTCTTCGACTCCTACAAGGCCATCATGCCGTACTTCATCAACGAGTCGCCGGCCCCGGCCGGGGAACGTTACCAGAGCGAACTGGACGCAGAACGCATGGAGCACTCCAGCAACTGCATTCTGTGCGCGTGCTGCACGACCAGCTGCCCCATCTTCTGGGTCAACGGTGCTTACCTGGGCCCAGCTGCGATCGTTCAGGCGCACCGCTTCATTTTCGACAGCCGCGACGAGGCCACCCATCAGCGACTGAACATCATGAACCAGAACACCGGTGTGTGGCGCTGCCGCACGGCCTACAACTGCACGGAAGCCTGCCCCCGTGACATTCCGATCACCACACTGATCGAGGAAGTCAAACGGGCCATCATGTTCCAGCAGTCCTGA